In a single window of the Geotrypetes seraphini chromosome 11, aGeoSer1.1, whole genome shotgun sequence genome:
- the LOC117369164 gene encoding zinc finger protein 594-like isoform X3: protein MYRGVMRENYEIMLSLGYQFSKPEILLMMERGEEPCVEDCQRRIPVTFREKHLGQIPEDVIVLDSSDEEEPTKNTKPSPTVQHIKDSSSIMRHLGEQCEGVVADVGQRIRSQREMQRSEKQTIGKLRNPLSVLRQSTRVFSPAALNVSGQGKPQQCPRRIGGDINKVGITTRSAWKVQSQNSMDLNSNKGKTLASRDRRVAIHSALYRSSWPYFPVHGSSTPVVQVKAGSSQNGQGLKNMAETRCKSMEGTWGVLQCPFCTNVYHDLDELLHHQRSHAQEESFECIDHEVALAECQEEKEGERLYHCIVCEKNFDSQSSLVAHLRIHTGEKPFSCHVCGKMFNQHASLTIHARTHTGEMPYKCTKCDKSFRQKSNLTHHWKSHIEQDIMTYIEWIEGYPADTAQQNCEDTKATILPQDHVNGPSELNLGAEVHFMENSICRTSSTQQFDHTLLDEMRDQSLPVKLESMPVKLESMPESPPDTAMSQHQEALSTKRPYKCNECFKRFTHESNLIVHQRIHRGDKAYRCHDCGKEFSRRTSLMVHIRTHTGEMPYQCTKCGKRFRQQSNLIYHMKSHSSQAVLSSKDQIKISSQQMNVKIPQPATRGHVNIRPFEKQARIPTNLPLAIKSELHNEYRRSPGQSTDQMERQQTCARGNNINATLLQETTPMGRSLFKCNICYRSFTYESSLIVHQQIHINENKYQYYENGKQFSQHTSLMGHIRGHTGETPYQYGRYGRYFQQQSNLTHHMRSHVEQYPPDYKRYREGNGHQGTLKNDQRSVKMEPHDGSLDVGSKMTYLSGRPHKGGKYDSLCQQLDWVIPQWPYKRNRPQRSTRSKVTAPSDILMLQTSLAVKKPFRCKKCPKKFNLKSNLVVRQRIHSGEMPYQCFHCNQNFRQQSSLIHHLKSHRPPGTASSKKDTKVLDQQLRNNVCEQSSGGFLSVSNSEVKPQNPVDGSEKTMLQGENSKNGKGLGPQLHLMVYQKNPARGRPRKDIKSEEDLGSNSPLAAPGTRLFKCNQCFKRFSHESNLLVHQRVHTGEKTYRCHECEKQFSQRTSLMVHLRTHTGEMPYVCSQCGRSFRQQSNLIYHMKSHATQGAWNYIVNTENISLKTESDVTSLADAEKSKTKQERSSAQSCKIKKEPKEKEDCDSSQQPKSKRHKQAGARGIPTLKRESVKEKSKELVPSGKRPFKCDQCFKRFSHQSNLLVHQRVHTGNQAYECQQCDKQFSQRTSLMVHLRTHTGEMPYECSQCLKTFRQKSNLIYHMKSHSTQGNASRMKAVKGTRRRTNKRKTSKGVPDKNLDRNISSRENSRCDKGFNQLQYTQENKGPWKYMKVKTNLSSHPDHQSHQRPPHGKRTYGCSECSKRFMRKSHLTVHQRVHSKKPYECLNCGKGFPQQALLDTHVRTQHKEAGPYLCHECGEVFEQLPQLQEHQKGHSSSGSFPSSEEASQLSSTDITTDTDLLTGHQSNREAGTTSP from the exons ATGTACAGGGGCGTGATGAGAGAGAATTATGAAATTATGCTTTCGCTGG GGTACCAATTCTCTAAACCTGAAATTCTATTGATGATGGAGCGAGGAGAGGAGCCATGTGTTGAGGACTGTCAAAGACGTATTCCAGTAACCTTCAGAG AAAAGCATCTGGGACAAATACCAGAAGATGTGATAGTCCTAGACAGCTCTGATGAAGAAGAGCCCACAAAGAACACCAAGCCTTCCCCTACAGTTCAGCACATCAAGGACTCCTCCAGTATCATGAGGCATCTTGGAGAGCAGTGTGAAGGGGTTGTAGCTGATGTTGGACAGAGAATCCGTAGTCAGCGAGAGATGCAACGATCTGAGAAGCAAACTATTGGCAAATTGAGAAACCCTTTGTCGGTTCTGCGGCAAAGCACCCGGGTCTTCAGTCCTGCAGCACTGAATGTGTCTGGCCAGGGGAAACCACAGCAGTGTCCAAGGAGAATCGGGGGGGATATCAACAAAGTTGGAATCACTACAAGATCAGCCTGGAAGGTGCAGAGTCAAAACAGCATGGACTTGAATAGTAATAAAGGCAAAACGCTGGCCAGCAGAGACAGAAGAGTTGCTATTCATTCTGCTCTCTATCGTAGTTCCTGGCCTTACTTTCCTGTTCATGGATCATCTACCCCTGTGGTACAGGTGAAAGCTGGAAGTTCACAGAATGGGCAAGGACTGAAGAACATGGCTGAGACTCGGTGCAAGTCCATGGAAGGGACTTGGGGCGTCCTACAGTGCCCATTCTGCACCAATGTCTATCATGATTTGGATGAACTTTTGCACCACCAAAGGTCCCATGCCCAGGAAGAATCTTTTGAATGCATTGATCATGAGGTGGCTTTGGCTGAGtgccaagaagagaaagaaggggaGAGGCTGTACCATTGCATTGTATGTGAAAAGAACTTTGACAGTCAGTCCTCTCTTGTGGCTCATCTGCGGATCCACACTGGGGAGAAGCCTTTCTCATGCCATGTATGTGGAAAGATGTTCAATCAGCATGCCAGCCTCACAATACATGCAAGAACCcacacaggagagatgccctacaAGTGCACCAAGTGTGATAAAAGCTTCCGTCAAAAATCCAACCTCACCCATCACTGGAAAAGCCACATTGAACAGGATATCATGACTTATATTGAATGGATAGAAGGATATCCAGCAGACACAGCCCAGCAGAATTGTGAAGACACCAAAGCCACAATATTACCTCAAGACCATGTAAATGGACCTTCAGAATTGAATTTGGGAGCTGAGGTTCATTTTATGGAGAATAGTATATGTAGGACTAGCTCCACTCAGCAGTTTGATCACACACTGCTTGATGAAATGAGAGATCAGTCACTGCCAGTGAAATTGGAATCCATGCCAGTGAAATTGGAATCCATGCCAGAGAGCCCTCCAGATACTGCCATGTCCCAGCACCAAGAAGCACTTTCAACTAAAAGACCATACAAGTGCAATGAATGTTTCAAGAGGTTCACACATGAATCCAATCTCATCGTACATCAGCGTATTCATAGAGGGGACAAAGCCTATCGGTGCCATGATTGTGGAAAGGAGTTCAGTCGGCGCACCAGCCTCATGGTGCACATCCGCACTCACACAGGCGAGATGCCCTACCAATGTACCAAATGTGGGAAACGTTTCCGGCAGCAATCCAATCTTATCTATCACATGAAAAGTCATTCATCGCAGGCTGTGTTGAGTTCCAAGGATCAAATTAAAATCTCAAGCCAGCAAATGAATGTTAAGATTCCTCAGCCAGCTACTAGGGGTCATGTGAACATCAGACCATTTGAGAAGCAAGCCCGTATTCCTACCAATTTACCTTTGGCAATAAAGAGTGAATTGCACAATGAGTACAGAAGGAGCCCTGGGCAGTCAACGGACCAGATGGAGCGTCAACAGACTTGTGCAAGAGGCAACAACATAAATGCTACTTTGCTTCAGGAAACTACTCCAATGGGTAGGAGCCTCTTTAAATGCAATATATGCTATAGAAGTTTCACTTATGAGTCCAGCTTGATCGTGCATCAGCAGATACATATTAATGAGAACAAATACCAGTATTATGAAAATGGGAAGCAGTTTAGCCAGCACACCAGCTTGATGGGGCACATTCGGGGACACACAGGTGAGACGCCCTACCAGTATGGTCGTTATGGAAGGTACTTCCAGCAGCAGTCCAACCTTACCCATCACATGAGAAGTCACGTGGAGCAGTACCCACCAGACtacaaaaggtacagggaaggtaATGGTCATCAAGGAACTCTAAAGAATGATCAGCGAAGTGTCAAAATGGAGCCACATGATGGCTCCTTAGATGTAGGTTCTAAAATGACTTATTTATCAGGGAGGCCCCACAAGGGTGGCAAATATGACAGCCTCTGTCAACAACTGGATTGGGTGATTCCCCAGTGGCCATACAAGAGGAACAGACCCCAAAGAAGTACAAGGTCAAAAGTAACTGCACCATCTGACATCCTGATGCTTCAAACGTCTTTAGCAGTGAAAAAGCCCTTCCGCTGCAAAAAGTGCCCCAAAAAATTCAACCTCAAGTCAAACCTGGTTGTGCGCCAGCGCATTCATAGTGGGGAGATGCCCTACCAGTGCTTTCATTGCAACCAAAATTTCCGGCAGCAGTCCAGTCTCATCCATCACTTAAAGAGTCACAGGCCTCCAGGCACAGCAAGCAGCAAAAAGGACACCAAAGTCCTTGATCAGCAGTTGCGTAATAATGTTTGTGAACAGTCTTCTGGTGGCTTTCTAAGTGTAAGTAACTCTGAAGTCAAGCCCCAGAACCCTGTGGACGGGAGTGAAAAAACAATGCTCCAAGGAGAGAATAGCAAGAATGGGAAGGGCCTTGGCCCACAGTTACACTTGATGGTATATCAGAAAAACCCTGCAAGAGGCAGACCTAGGAAGGATATCAAGTCTGAAGAGGATCTCGGTTCTAATTCACCATTGGCAGCACCAGGGACAAGATTGTTCAAATGCAACCAGTGCTTTAAGAGGTTCAGCCATGAGTCCAACCTACTGGTTCATCAGCGAGTCCACACTGGAGAGAAGACATACAGATGCCATGAATGTGAAAAGCAGTTCAGCCAGCGCACTAGCCTAATGGTGCACCTGAGGACCCatacaggagagatgccctatgtGTGTAGCCAGTGTGGACGGAGTTTCAGACAGCAGTCCAACCTTATCTACCACATGAAGAGCCATGCTACCCAGGGTGCATGGAACTACATAGTGAACACAGAAAATATCAGCCTTAAGACAGAATCAGATGTCACAAGCCTGGCAGATGCAGAGAAATCCAAAACAAAGCAAGAGAGATCTTCAGCTCAGAGTTGCAAGATAAAGAAAGAGCCAAAAGAGAAGGAAGATTGTGACTCTAGTCAGCAGCCTAAATCTAAACGCCACAAACAAGCAGGCGCAAGAGGAATACCCACCCTCAAACGTGAAAGTGTTAAGGAAAAGAGCAAAGAGTTGGTTCCTTCAGGAAAGAGGCCTTTCAAATGTGATCAGTGCTTCAAGAGATTCAGCCACCAGTCTAACCTACTGGTCCACCAGCGGGTTCACACTGGTAACCAAGCCTATGAGTGCCAACAGTGTGATAAGCAGTTCAGCCAGCGTACCAGCTTGATGGTGCATCTGAGGACCCACACAGGTGAGATGCCCTATGAGTGCAGCCAGTGCTTAAAGACCTTTAGACAGAAATCTAACCTTATTTACCACATGAAGAGCCACTCCACTCAAGGCAATGCAAGCCGCATGAAGGCTGTCAAGGGTACTCGTCGGCGTACAAATAAACGAAAAACCAGTAAGGGAGTACCTGATAAGAATCTTGATAGAAATATTTCCAGTAGGGAAAATAGCAGGTGTGATAAAGGTTTCAACCAGCTGCAGTACACTCAAGAAAACAAAGGGCCATGGAAATATATGAAGGTAAAGACCAACCTTTCCAGTCATCCAGACCACCAGTCACACCAGAGACCTCCTCATGGCAAAAGGACCTATGGATGTAGTGAGTGCTCTAAGAGGTTCATGCGCAAGTCTCACCTCACTGTTCATCAGCGAGTCCACTCAAAGAAGCCCTATGAATGTCTAAATTGTGGGAAGGGTTTCCCCCAACAAGCTCTGCTAGATACCCATGTGCGAACTCAGCATAAAGAGGCAGGTCCTTACTTGTGCCATGAGTGTGGGGAAGTCTTTGAGCAGCTCCCTCAACTGCAGGAACATCAGAAGGGGCATTCCTCCAGTGGGTCATTCCCAAGTTCTGAGGAGGCTTCACAGCTGTCATCCACTGACATCACTACAGATACTGATCTGCTTACAGGACACCAGAGTAATCG
- the LOC117369164 gene encoding zinc finger protein Xfin-like isoform X1: MQIEIARAPVSFEEVAVYFSPEEWQTLQGWQKEMYRGVMRENYEIMLSLGYQFSKPEILLMMERGEEPCVEDCQRRIPVTFREKHLGQIPEDVIVLDSSDEEEPTKNTKPSPTVQHIKDSSSIMRHLGEQCEGVVADVGQRIRSQREMQRSEKQTIGKLRNPLSVLRQSTRVFSPAALNVSGQGKPQQCPRRIGGDINKVGITTRSAWKVQSQNSMDLNSNKGKTLASRDRRVAIHSALYRSSWPYFPVHGSSTPVVQVKAGSSQNGQGLKNMAETRCKSMEGTWGVLQCPFCTNVYHDLDELLHHQRSHAQEESFECIDHEVALAECQEEKEGERLYHCIVCEKNFDSQSSLVAHLRIHTGEKPFSCHVCGKMFNQHASLTIHARTHTGEMPYKCTKCDKSFRQKSNLTHHWKSHIEQDIMTYIEWIEGYPADTAQQNCEDTKATILPQDHVNGPSELNLGAEVHFMENSICRTSSTQQFDHTLLDEMRDQSLPVKLESMPVKLESMPESPPDTAMSQHQEALSTKRPYKCNECFKRFTHESNLIVHQRIHRGDKAYRCHDCGKEFSRRTSLMVHIRTHTGEMPYQCTKCGKRFRQQSNLIYHMKSHSSQAVLSSKDQIKISSQQMNVKIPQPATRGHVNIRPFEKQARIPTNLPLAIKSELHNEYRRSPGQSTDQMERQQTCARGNNINATLLQETTPMGRSLFKCNICYRSFTYESSLIVHQQIHINENKYQYYENGKQFSQHTSLMGHIRGHTGETPYQYGRYGRYFQQQSNLTHHMRSHVEQYPPDYKRYREGNGHQGTLKNDQRSVKMEPHDGSLDVGSKMTYLSGRPHKGGKYDSLCQQLDWVIPQWPYKRNRPQRSTRSKVTAPSDILMLQTSLAVKKPFRCKKCPKKFNLKSNLVVRQRIHSGEMPYQCFHCNQNFRQQSSLIHHLKSHRPPGTASSKKDTKVLDQQLRNNVCEQSSGGFLSVSNSEVKPQNPVDGSEKTMLQGENSKNGKGLGPQLHLMVYQKNPARGRPRKDIKSEEDLGSNSPLAAPGTRLFKCNQCFKRFSHESNLLVHQRVHTGEKTYRCHECEKQFSQRTSLMVHLRTHTGEMPYVCSQCGRSFRQQSNLIYHMKSHATQGAWNYIVNTENISLKTESDVTSLADAEKSKTKQERSSAQSCKIKKEPKEKEDCDSSQQPKSKRHKQAGARGIPTLKRESVKEKSKELVPSGKRPFKCDQCFKRFSHQSNLLVHQRVHTGNQAYECQQCDKQFSQRTSLMVHLRTHTGEMPYECSQCLKTFRQKSNLIYHMKSHSTQGNASRMKAVKGTRRRTNKRKTSKGVPDKNLDRNISSRENSRCDKGFNQLQYTQENKGPWKYMKVKTNLSSHPDHQSHQRPPHGKRTYGCSECSKRFMRKSHLTVHQRVHSKKPYECLNCGKGFPQQALLDTHVRTQHKEAGPYLCHECGEVFEQLPQLQEHQKGHSSSGSFPSSEEASQLSSTDITTDTDLLTGHQSNREAGTTSP, from the exons GCCCCAGTGTCCTTCGAGGAAGTGGCAGTTTATTTCTCACCAGAAGAATGGCAAACTCTGCAGGGATGGCAAAAGGAGATGTACAGGGGCGTGATGAGAGAGAATTATGAAATTATGCTTTCGCTGG GGTACCAATTCTCTAAACCTGAAATTCTATTGATGATGGAGCGAGGAGAGGAGCCATGTGTTGAGGACTGTCAAAGACGTATTCCAGTAACCTTCAGAG AAAAGCATCTGGGACAAATACCAGAAGATGTGATAGTCCTAGACAGCTCTGATGAAGAAGAGCCCACAAAGAACACCAAGCCTTCCCCTACAGTTCAGCACATCAAGGACTCCTCCAGTATCATGAGGCATCTTGGAGAGCAGTGTGAAGGGGTTGTAGCTGATGTTGGACAGAGAATCCGTAGTCAGCGAGAGATGCAACGATCTGAGAAGCAAACTATTGGCAAATTGAGAAACCCTTTGTCGGTTCTGCGGCAAAGCACCCGGGTCTTCAGTCCTGCAGCACTGAATGTGTCTGGCCAGGGGAAACCACAGCAGTGTCCAAGGAGAATCGGGGGGGATATCAACAAAGTTGGAATCACTACAAGATCAGCCTGGAAGGTGCAGAGTCAAAACAGCATGGACTTGAATAGTAATAAAGGCAAAACGCTGGCCAGCAGAGACAGAAGAGTTGCTATTCATTCTGCTCTCTATCGTAGTTCCTGGCCTTACTTTCCTGTTCATGGATCATCTACCCCTGTGGTACAGGTGAAAGCTGGAAGTTCACAGAATGGGCAAGGACTGAAGAACATGGCTGAGACTCGGTGCAAGTCCATGGAAGGGACTTGGGGCGTCCTACAGTGCCCATTCTGCACCAATGTCTATCATGATTTGGATGAACTTTTGCACCACCAAAGGTCCCATGCCCAGGAAGAATCTTTTGAATGCATTGATCATGAGGTGGCTTTGGCTGAGtgccaagaagagaaagaaggggaGAGGCTGTACCATTGCATTGTATGTGAAAAGAACTTTGACAGTCAGTCCTCTCTTGTGGCTCATCTGCGGATCCACACTGGGGAGAAGCCTTTCTCATGCCATGTATGTGGAAAGATGTTCAATCAGCATGCCAGCCTCACAATACATGCAAGAACCcacacaggagagatgccctacaAGTGCACCAAGTGTGATAAAAGCTTCCGTCAAAAATCCAACCTCACCCATCACTGGAAAAGCCACATTGAACAGGATATCATGACTTATATTGAATGGATAGAAGGATATCCAGCAGACACAGCCCAGCAGAATTGTGAAGACACCAAAGCCACAATATTACCTCAAGACCATGTAAATGGACCTTCAGAATTGAATTTGGGAGCTGAGGTTCATTTTATGGAGAATAGTATATGTAGGACTAGCTCCACTCAGCAGTTTGATCACACACTGCTTGATGAAATGAGAGATCAGTCACTGCCAGTGAAATTGGAATCCATGCCAGTGAAATTGGAATCCATGCCAGAGAGCCCTCCAGATACTGCCATGTCCCAGCACCAAGAAGCACTTTCAACTAAAAGACCATACAAGTGCAATGAATGTTTCAAGAGGTTCACACATGAATCCAATCTCATCGTACATCAGCGTATTCATAGAGGGGACAAAGCCTATCGGTGCCATGATTGTGGAAAGGAGTTCAGTCGGCGCACCAGCCTCATGGTGCACATCCGCACTCACACAGGCGAGATGCCCTACCAATGTACCAAATGTGGGAAACGTTTCCGGCAGCAATCCAATCTTATCTATCACATGAAAAGTCATTCATCGCAGGCTGTGTTGAGTTCCAAGGATCAAATTAAAATCTCAAGCCAGCAAATGAATGTTAAGATTCCTCAGCCAGCTACTAGGGGTCATGTGAACATCAGACCATTTGAGAAGCAAGCCCGTATTCCTACCAATTTACCTTTGGCAATAAAGAGTGAATTGCACAATGAGTACAGAAGGAGCCCTGGGCAGTCAACGGACCAGATGGAGCGTCAACAGACTTGTGCAAGAGGCAACAACATAAATGCTACTTTGCTTCAGGAAACTACTCCAATGGGTAGGAGCCTCTTTAAATGCAATATATGCTATAGAAGTTTCACTTATGAGTCCAGCTTGATCGTGCATCAGCAGATACATATTAATGAGAACAAATACCAGTATTATGAAAATGGGAAGCAGTTTAGCCAGCACACCAGCTTGATGGGGCACATTCGGGGACACACAGGTGAGACGCCCTACCAGTATGGTCGTTATGGAAGGTACTTCCAGCAGCAGTCCAACCTTACCCATCACATGAGAAGTCACGTGGAGCAGTACCCACCAGACtacaaaaggtacagggaaggtaATGGTCATCAAGGAACTCTAAAGAATGATCAGCGAAGTGTCAAAATGGAGCCACATGATGGCTCCTTAGATGTAGGTTCTAAAATGACTTATTTATCAGGGAGGCCCCACAAGGGTGGCAAATATGACAGCCTCTGTCAACAACTGGATTGGGTGATTCCCCAGTGGCCATACAAGAGGAACAGACCCCAAAGAAGTACAAGGTCAAAAGTAACTGCACCATCTGACATCCTGATGCTTCAAACGTCTTTAGCAGTGAAAAAGCCCTTCCGCTGCAAAAAGTGCCCCAAAAAATTCAACCTCAAGTCAAACCTGGTTGTGCGCCAGCGCATTCATAGTGGGGAGATGCCCTACCAGTGCTTTCATTGCAACCAAAATTTCCGGCAGCAGTCCAGTCTCATCCATCACTTAAAGAGTCACAGGCCTCCAGGCACAGCAAGCAGCAAAAAGGACACCAAAGTCCTTGATCAGCAGTTGCGTAATAATGTTTGTGAACAGTCTTCTGGTGGCTTTCTAAGTGTAAGTAACTCTGAAGTCAAGCCCCAGAACCCTGTGGACGGGAGTGAAAAAACAATGCTCCAAGGAGAGAATAGCAAGAATGGGAAGGGCCTTGGCCCACAGTTACACTTGATGGTATATCAGAAAAACCCTGCAAGAGGCAGACCTAGGAAGGATATCAAGTCTGAAGAGGATCTCGGTTCTAATTCACCATTGGCAGCACCAGGGACAAGATTGTTCAAATGCAACCAGTGCTTTAAGAGGTTCAGCCATGAGTCCAACCTACTGGTTCATCAGCGAGTCCACACTGGAGAGAAGACATACAGATGCCATGAATGTGAAAAGCAGTTCAGCCAGCGCACTAGCCTAATGGTGCACCTGAGGACCCatacaggagagatgccctatgtGTGTAGCCAGTGTGGACGGAGTTTCAGACAGCAGTCCAACCTTATCTACCACATGAAGAGCCATGCTACCCAGGGTGCATGGAACTACATAGTGAACACAGAAAATATCAGCCTTAAGACAGAATCAGATGTCACAAGCCTGGCAGATGCAGAGAAATCCAAAACAAAGCAAGAGAGATCTTCAGCTCAGAGTTGCAAGATAAAGAAAGAGCCAAAAGAGAAGGAAGATTGTGACTCTAGTCAGCAGCCTAAATCTAAACGCCACAAACAAGCAGGCGCAAGAGGAATACCCACCCTCAAACGTGAAAGTGTTAAGGAAAAGAGCAAAGAGTTGGTTCCTTCAGGAAAGAGGCCTTTCAAATGTGATCAGTGCTTCAAGAGATTCAGCCACCAGTCTAACCTACTGGTCCACCAGCGGGTTCACACTGGTAACCAAGCCTATGAGTGCCAACAGTGTGATAAGCAGTTCAGCCAGCGTACCAGCTTGATGGTGCATCTGAGGACCCACACAGGTGAGATGCCCTATGAGTGCAGCCAGTGCTTAAAGACCTTTAGACAGAAATCTAACCTTATTTACCACATGAAGAGCCACTCCACTCAAGGCAATGCAAGCCGCATGAAGGCTGTCAAGGGTACTCGTCGGCGTACAAATAAACGAAAAACCAGTAAGGGAGTACCTGATAAGAATCTTGATAGAAATATTTCCAGTAGGGAAAATAGCAGGTGTGATAAAGGTTTCAACCAGCTGCAGTACACTCAAGAAAACAAAGGGCCATGGAAATATATGAAGGTAAAGACCAACCTTTCCAGTCATCCAGACCACCAGTCACACCAGAGACCTCCTCATGGCAAAAGGACCTATGGATGTAGTGAGTGCTCTAAGAGGTTCATGCGCAAGTCTCACCTCACTGTTCATCAGCGAGTCCACTCAAAGAAGCCCTATGAATGTCTAAATTGTGGGAAGGGTTTCCCCCAACAAGCTCTGCTAGATACCCATGTGCGAACTCAGCATAAAGAGGCAGGTCCTTACTTGTGCCATGAGTGTGGGGAAGTCTTTGAGCAGCTCCCTCAACTGCAGGAACATCAGAAGGGGCATTCCTCCAGTGGGTCATTCCCAAGTTCTGAGGAGGCTTCACAGCTGTCATCCACTGACATCACTACAGATACTGATCTGCTTACAGGACACCAGAGTAATCG